A stretch of Methanococcus voltae PS DNA encodes these proteins:
- a CDS encoding HDIG domain-containing metalloprotein, whose product MDNLSIESLFDETKKIKDPELREKTIEFIKNPIPTHCEIENSNVSLEESPASVKRHHKYPKGLLEHTMAVTKLSYNIATALEDVYGLELDKDLIVSGALLHDIMKPQNYVLKEEIKEYKVRNTENNENKESNENKNNNYNNNCESEKPGYTIETKVIRRFDHISDFHLEHLTLAVSELYKRDFPLKLIKVVSSHHGDYGSSRPDSIEAWIIHLADNMDANLNDIAIRIGNSRARDLNIEDNKLYEKITPLKIYELRSHIGKENLIEYLKDLMELNPKNGNEDLNKNKDNNEKDKN is encoded by the coding sequence ATGGATAACTTAAGCATTGAAAGCCTATTTGATGAAACAAAGAAAATAAAAGACCCCGAACTTAGAGAAAAAACAATTGAATTTATAAAAAATCCAATCCCTACACATTGTGAGATAGAGAATTCAAATGTTTCGTTGGAAGAATCCCCTGCGAGTGTTAAAAGACATCATAAATATCCAAAAGGACTTTTAGAACATACTATGGCAGTTACTAAACTATCGTACAATATTGCGACAGCTTTAGAAGATGTTTACGGATTAGAATTAGATAAAGATTTAATAGTTTCGGGAGCGTTACTTCATGATATCATGAAACCGCAAAACTACGTATTGAAAGAAGAAATCAAAGAATATAAAGTTAGAAATACCGAAAATAACGAAAATAAAGAAAGTAATGAAAACAAAAATAATAATTATAATAATAATTGTGAATCTGAGAAACCAGGATATACGATTGAAACAAAAGTTATTAGAAGATTTGACCATATTTCAGATTTCCATTTGGAACATTTGACATTAGCAGTATCAGAATTATATAAAAGAGATTTTCCATTGAAATTAATTAAAGTAGTCTCAAGTCATCATGGTGATTATGGGTCTTCGCGTCCTGATTCAATAGAAGCTTGGATTATACACCTTGCGGATAATATGGACGCTAATTTAAATGATATTGCAATCAGAATTGGAAATTCAAGAGCAAGAGACTTAAATATTGAAGATAATAAATTATATGAAAAAATAACCCCTCTAAAAATTTATGAATTACGCTCACATATTGGAAAAGAGAATTTAATTGAATATTTAAAAGATTTAATGGAATTAAATCCTAAAAATGGAAATGAAGACTTGAATAAAAATAAAGATAACAATGAAAAAGATAAAAATTAA
- a CDS encoding cysteine-rich small domain-containing protein, translating to MIELAKQHLKKVLETSGSNTNCEYYPCHYEGQSCLWCYCPFYPCNDKELGDCITRKDGSKIWSCMKCKWIHKPEIASEVLKQILEVTQMDTIEEAVKKLDEDPSILGNIKKNVENKLGKNNE from the coding sequence ATGATAGAACTTGCAAAACAACATTTAAAAAAAGTATTGGAAACATCCGGTTCAAATACAAACTGCGAATATTATCCCTGCCATTATGAAGGGCAATCCTGTTTATGGTGCTATTGTCCATTTTACCCATGCAATGATAAAGAATTGGGAGATTGCATTACAAGAAAAGATGGTTCCAAAATATGGAGCTGTATGAAATGTAAATGGATTCATAAACCCGAAATAGCTTCTGAAGTTTTGAAGCAAATATTGGAAGTTACACAAATGGATACTATTGAAGAAGCAGTTAAGAAATTAGATGAAGACCCTTCGATATTAGGAAATATTAAAAAGAATGTAGAAAATAAACTTGGAAAGAATAATGAATAA
- a CDS encoding A24 family peptidase C-terminal domain-containing protein, whose amino-acid sequence MDFLIIAYILNGLLIGLATYTDIKEKIIPHYITIFMFLINISVGFYYFGFDSITALISTLILGLILGVGMGGGDIKLFATLAPIFAYSSFLYIPIPIFAIILLSFIFASIWPMKSIFVKYWKEIVPSAGYMAMVIGFITYIITFYGLPFKILFVWGFAILSIISIRKFSVYKTLSKYLGYLSPLYLVVIYLIDSAYFATQNILMTFIGYILQLCLLSVVLYALTGEEISIKKPVSELNEGDIIRDIIIINGENVTVENSGLLKRIKIMFNAQIGKIEGKVINLDGEGISNEEMELIKDLNSKGKLDELNILKTYPFVPFVLLSYIIILAVKYLNIYPI is encoded by the coding sequence ATGGATTTTTTGATTATTGCATACATTTTAAATGGATTATTGATAGGTTTGGCTACTTATACCGATATAAAGGAAAAGATAATACCGCATTATATCACAATATTTATGTTTTTAATAAATATTTCTGTTGGATTTTATTATTTCGGCTTTGATTCGATAACTGCATTAATATCTACGCTAATTTTGGGCTTAATACTTGGTGTAGGTATGGGTGGGGGAGATATTAAGCTTTTTGCTACATTAGCGCCCATATTCGCATATTCTAGCTTTTTATACATCCCTATCCCAATTTTTGCAATAATCTTGTTAAGTTTCATATTTGCAAGTATTTGGCCAATGAAATCCATATTTGTAAAATATTGGAAAGAAATTGTACCTTCTGCAGGATATATGGCAATGGTAATTGGTTTTATTACTTATATAATAACTTTTTATGGCTTACCTTTCAAAATTTTGTTTGTTTGGGGTTTTGCAATTTTATCTATAATATCAATTAGGAAATTCTCAGTTTATAAGACTTTATCAAAATATTTGGGTTATTTATCTCCACTATACCTCGTAGTAATATATTTGATAGATAGTGCCTATTTTGCAACTCAAAATATACTTATGACTTTCATAGGTTATATTTTACAATTATGCTTACTTTCAGTAGTATTATATGCTTTAACTGGTGAAGAAATATCTATTAAAAAGCCTGTTTCTGAATTAAACGAAGGTGACATTATACGAGATATAATAATTATAAACGGCGAAAATGTCACCGTTGAGAATTCTGGACTTTTAAAGCGTATAAAAATAATGTTTAATGCTCAAATTGGAAAAATAGAAGGTAAAGTTATTAACTTAGATGGTGAAGGTATCTCTAATGAAGAGATGGAATTGATAAAAGATTTAAATTCTAAAGGTAAATTGGATGAATTAAATATTTTAAAAACTTATCCTTTCGTGCCTTTTGTATTACTAAGTTATATAATAATTTTAGCAGTAAAATACTTAAATATTTACCCAATTTAA
- a CDS encoding class III signal peptide-containing protein has protein sequence MKKIENNIFTINNGRKRGKKGQLSLEFSVMVLAILVISYAMTSHFMNDVLNQQVKNVGDVDILAKSAVSFLNAGYNGSNARVYFIRSEIINREGEYDITIVLANDTPISDSDKKYLRDYITDNLSANATVTLQFEN, from the coding sequence TTGAAAAAAATAGAAAATAATATTTTTACAATCAATAATGGTCGAAAAAGGGGTAAAAAAGGTCAATTATCTTTGGAATTTTCAGTTATGGTATTGGCAATACTTGTAATTTCTTATGCCATGACTTCCCATTTTATGAACGACGTTTTAAACCAACAGGTTAAAAATGTGGGTGATGTGGACATACTTGCAAAATCTGCCGTAAGTTTTTTAAATGCTGGTTATAATGGTTCAAATGCAAGAGTATACTTCATACGTTCTGAGATAATCAACCGTGAAGGTGAATACGATATAACAATCGTGTTAGCAAACGATACGCCGATTTCAGATTCTGATAAAAAATATTTAAGAGATTATATTACGGATAATTTATCTGCAAATGCTACAGTTACCTTACAATTTGAAAATTAA
- a CDS encoding DUF515 domain-containing protein, producing the protein MSAEEYSDKVKSLKSKSKKSSRIYYRHLRSVLILALITVIIVSSYYIYTNIKAEDQVRLEQTKESSIITVNNLFEAYPSDHRRLSFIAKIQNSQSISEVNEVVDEATDYIQVKEYKDSSIGQIIAMYGSYYDYSSRAPELVRKIQSANSIDEIDEYFSTIDIKSEITTVLNSYVDYQLSSGDEYYYVKTKTTRIFINRDNLKKYVESLNLGSLDGFSVTSVKGMDKVTIMLSSDQCGKLPEIGEFIKIYSKNDTNFLTYAIVDNSYMALSNLKYSETKMVSSVVEDDGNEDTLESSSSVSYTLDNVPGILHATVAGKLDYGSVSNKFSSYGQKLNEIEEKTQIFDDNVNYVLIVSIPSEQIPMLISKNSEELVIVRTLGGLDDV; encoded by the coding sequence ATGTCTGCTGAGGAGTATAGCGATAAAGTAAAGTCTTTGAAGTCTAAATCAAAAAAGTCTTCAAGAATTTATTATAGGCACCTTCGTTCGGTTTTAATATTGGCACTGATAACAGTTATTATTGTTAGTTCTTACTATATATATACCAATATAAAGGCTGAAGATCAGGTCAGGCTGGAGCAAACCAAGGAATCATCCATAATTACTGTAAATAATCTGTTTGAAGCTTATCCATCAGACCATCGAAGGTTATCTTTTATTGCCAAAATACAAAATAGTCAATCTATATCTGAAGTTAACGAAGTAGTTGATGAAGCTACTGATTATATACAGGTTAAGGAATATAAAGATTCGTCCATAGGTCAAATTATCGCCATGTATGGCTCTTATTATGATTATAGTAGTAGGGCGCCAGAATTGGTTCGTAAAATACAAAGTGCAAATAGTATTGATGAAATAGATGAATATTTCAGCACCATAGATATAAAATCTGAAATAACAACTGTATTAAATAGTTATGTGGATTATCAGCTATCATCTGGTGACGAATACTATTATGTTAAAACAAAAACTACTAGGATATTTATAAATAGAGATAATTTGAAGAAATACGTAGAATCATTGAATTTAGGAAGTTTAGATGGATTTTCAGTAACTTCCGTTAAAGGAATGGATAAAGTAACTATAATGTTAAGTTCTGACCAATGTGGTAAATTACCAGAAATTGGTGAATTTATTAAAATATATTCAAAGAATGATACTAATTTCTTAACATACGCAATTGTAGATAATTCATACATGGCATTATCTAACTTGAAATATTCTGAAACTAAAATGGTATCTTCTGTAGTAGAAGATGATGGTAATGAAGATACTTTAGAAAGTAGCTCTTCTGTATCATATACTTTAGACAACGTACCCGGAATATTGCACGCTACAGTAGCAGGAAAATTGGATTATGGTAGTGTAAGTAATAAATTTTCAAGTTATGGGCAAAAACTAAATGAAATTGAAGAAAAAACTCAAATATTTGATGATAATGTCAATTATGTATTAATTGTATCAATACCTTCAGAGCAAATTCCAATGCTTATTTCGAAGAATAGTGAAGAACTTGTAATTGTAAGAACATTAGGTGGTTTGGATGACGTCTAA
- a CDS encoding class III signal peptide-containing protein, with the protein MTIKSKYKPDNNSKKIFGRKFRRTKGQISMEFSILFLALLASVVVATIIPGLFGLDKTTEVAKASLAHGSLSNLKSNIHMIASLDEGSYKLVRVKSPADSTWNFATRNISVSGDGYEVSASLDTDIEMLNSNSFHVNTSKLLSFKLLNDDNKVKIELIP; encoded by the coding sequence ATGACAATTAAATCTAAATATAAGCCCGATAATAATTCAAAAAAAATATTTGGTAGAAAATTTAGGAGAACCAAAGGTCAAATATCCATGGAATTTTCAATATTGTTTTTGGCTTTATTGGCATCTGTTGTAGTGGCAACTATAATTCCAGGTTTATTTGGGTTAGATAAGACCACAGAAGTTGCTAAAGCTAGTTTAGCACACGGTAGTTTGTCAAATCTAAAATCAAATATTCATATGATAGCTAGTCTTGATGAAGGTTCTTATAAATTAGTACGGGTAAAATCTCCAGCTGACTCAACTTGGAACTTTGCAACGCGTAATATTTCTGTTTCAGGGGATGGTTATGAGGTAAGTGCAAGTTTGGACACAGATATAGAAATGCTCAATAGCAATTCTTTTCATGTAAACACCTCTAAATTGTTATCTTTCAAACTTTTAAATGACGATAACAAAGTAAAGATTGAATTAATACCTTAA